In Prosthecochloris sp. GSB1, the following proteins share a genomic window:
- the cydD gene encoding thiol reductant ABC exporter subunit CydD: protein MNLDRRLILLAREHPLPFAAAVLLGALGGALLIAQAALLAEVIDALFIEKSGLTEIMALLVLYAAASLLRAGSNWAGQSEANRGAIRVKRSLHERLLCKLASLGPLHARSMQSGKLGATLLKGVESLDPYFSQFIPQLALAVVVPGAVLATVFSTDLLSGFILLVTAPLIPIFMILIGKAAKKAAAGQWETLARMSGNFLDVLQGLTTLRLFGRSRERTRSISEISERFRHSTMHVLRVAFLSSLALELVGTISTAIIAVEIGLRLLSGSIAFKPAFFILLLTPDFYLPLRQLGTKFHAGMEGSSAAEEIFAILDRAENRENAAPQESSASSPDLNSIAFQQVSFTYPQSGRKALDTIDCVLENGTCTAVAGPSGAGKTTFVNLLLRFAEPDTGHISCGKKDLRYIRRTDWHAQISWVPQHPYLFNASLRENLLLAKPGASEKEVKAALESSRLEPFIRSLPNGLDTPAGERGARISGGEAQRLSLARAFLKNAPLVILDEPVSHTDPVLEQELLESMRRLIAGKTSVIIAHRLGTIEKADMILVFDNGRIVQAGTHRQLVLEPGFYREALRSFGEENAA from the coding sequence ATGAATCTCGACAGGAGGCTCATCCTTCTTGCCAGGGAACATCCGCTGCCTTTCGCCGCCGCAGTGCTGCTCGGCGCCCTGGGAGGAGCGCTGCTGATCGCTCAGGCCGCGTTGCTCGCCGAGGTGATCGACGCGCTGTTCATCGAGAAAAGCGGACTCACGGAAATCATGGCCCTGCTTGTCCTCTACGCGGCGGCAAGCCTGCTGCGGGCCGGAAGCAACTGGGCGGGACAGAGCGAAGCTAATCGCGGCGCGATCCGCGTCAAACGCTCGCTGCACGAAAGACTGCTTTGCAAACTCGCCTCTCTCGGCCCCCTTCACGCTCGCTCGATGCAGAGTGGCAAGCTCGGCGCGACACTGCTGAAAGGTGTGGAATCGCTGGACCCCTACTTCAGTCAATTCATCCCGCAGCTCGCCCTTGCCGTCGTCGTCCCCGGAGCGGTGCTCGCAACGGTGTTCTCCACCGATCTTCTCAGCGGTTTCATCCTGCTCGTGACAGCGCCGCTCATTCCGATCTTCATGATACTGATCGGCAAGGCCGCGAAAAAAGCCGCGGCTGGCCAGTGGGAAACCCTCGCCCGAATGAGCGGAAACTTTCTTGATGTGCTCCAGGGGCTGACCACCCTCAGGCTGTTCGGCAGAAGCCGGGAAAGAACCCGTTCGATCAGCGAAATCAGCGAGAGATTCAGACATTCGACGATGCATGTGCTTCGGGTGGCTTTCCTCTCCTCGCTCGCCCTGGAACTCGTGGGAACGATCTCGACCGCGATCATCGCGGTCGAGATCGGCCTGCGGCTGCTTTCAGGTTCGATAGCGTTTAAACCCGCGTTTTTCATCCTGCTGCTCACTCCCGACTTTTATCTTCCGCTGCGCCAGCTTGGCACGAAATTTCATGCCGGAATGGAGGGCTCGAGCGCCGCCGAAGAGATTTTCGCTATCCTCGACCGGGCCGAAAACCGCGAGAATGCCGCGCCGCAGGAATCATCAGCCTCGTCGCCTGACCTGAACAGCATAGCATTTCAACAGGTATCTTTCACTTATCCGCAAAGCGGCCGCAAGGCTCTCGACACTATCGACTGTGTCCTGGAAAACGGGACCTGCACCGCGGTAGCGGGTCCCAGCGGCGCGGGGAAGACCACCTTTGTCAATCTTCTGCTCCGTTTCGCTGAACCGGACACGGGCCACATCTCCTGCGGGAAAAAGGATCTGCGGTATATACGGCGCACCGATTGGCACGCGCAAATTTCCTGGGTTCCCCAGCACCCCTATCTGTTCAACGCCTCCCTGCGGGAAAATCTTCTCCTGGCGAAACCCGGCGCGAGCGAAAAGGAAGTAAAGGCAGCGCTCGAATCCAGCCGCCTCGAACCTTTTATCAGAAGCCTTCCGAACGGACTGGACACGCCCGCAGGAGAACGGGGCGCAAGAATAAGCGGCGGAGAGGCGCAGCGTCTTTCGCTGGCCAGGGCGTTTCTGAAAAACGCTCCCCTGGTCATCCTCGACGAACCGGTGTCGCATACCGATCCCGTTCTCGAACAGGAGCTCCTGGAATCGATGCGGCGGCTGATAGCCGGAAAAACTTCCGTAATCATTGCGCACCGGCTCGGAACGATAGAGAAAGCGGACATGATACTCGTTTTCGACAACGGAAGGATCGTACAGGCCGGGACCCACCGCCAGCTCGTTCTGGAGCCCGGATTTTATCGTGAGGCCCTTCGGTCCTTCGGGGAGGAAAACGCGGCATGA